In Halorussus limi, a genomic segment contains:
- a CDS encoding alpha,alpha-trehalose-phosphate synthase (UDP-forming), whose translation MTGDQPPDGGPAPTEGLVVVSNREPYSHSYDGDEITVERPVGGLTAGLDPVMQRASGTWVAWGDGEADREVVDEDDRVRVPPEDPSYTLRRIWLDDDEVEEYYYGYSNQVLWPLCHSDRGRITYEPRFWKRYRDVNRRFAEAASEEADSGSLIWFQDYHFGLAPEMVRRDRGEEVTLAHFWHIPWPTWDDFRVCPQSEQLLEGLLANDLLGFHVDRFCAQFLEGVDACFDDAVIDWDAGVVHRGDTPTLVESFPMGVDADRIQRLADSGEAEAFWDSFRDERGIDADAIVAVGVDRLDYTKGIPERLRAIEYFLDSYPEFRGEFVYVQKASESRSEIPAYREIQREVAETAERVNDRFGTDEWKPVVNVTEMLPATALYSLYRHADLALVSSVRDGMNLVAEEYVASQLENEGALVLSDFAGVDDTLGDYAYTINPYATEEFAETIHQTITDSPTERRNRMRQMRQLVAAYDLDAWMDDIFETVAELRAESADSG comes from the coding sequence ATGACGGGCGACCAACCGCCGGACGGCGGTCCGGCCCCGACCGAGGGACTGGTCGTCGTCTCGAACCGCGAACCGTACAGCCACTCGTACGACGGCGACGAAATCACGGTCGAACGGCCGGTCGGCGGACTGACCGCCGGTCTCGACCCGGTCATGCAGCGAGCGTCGGGGACGTGGGTCGCGTGGGGCGACGGCGAGGCCGACCGGGAGGTGGTGGACGAGGACGACCGCGTCCGGGTGCCGCCCGAGGACCCGTCCTACACGCTCCGTCGCATCTGGCTCGACGACGACGAGGTAGAGGAGTACTACTACGGCTACAGCAATCAGGTGCTGTGGCCGCTCTGTCACAGCGACCGGGGCCGAATCACCTACGAACCACGGTTCTGGAAGCGTTACCGCGACGTCAACAGGCGCTTCGCCGAGGCGGCCAGCGAGGAGGCCGACTCCGGGTCGCTAATCTGGTTTCAGGACTACCACTTCGGACTCGCGCCCGAGATGGTCCGGCGGGACCGCGGCGAGGAGGTCACGCTGGCGCACTTCTGGCACATCCCGTGGCCGACGTGGGACGACTTCCGGGTGTGTCCCCAGAGCGAGCAGTTGCTGGAGGGCCTGCTGGCCAACGACCTGCTGGGCTTCCACGTCGACCGGTTCTGCGCCCAGTTCCTCGAGGGCGTCGACGCCTGCTTCGACGACGCCGTCATCGACTGGGACGCCGGCGTGGTTCACCGCGGCGACACGCCGACGCTGGTCGAGTCGTTCCCGATGGGCGTGGACGCCGACCGAATCCAGCGACTCGCCGACAGCGGCGAGGCCGAGGCGTTCTGGGACTCGTTTCGCGACGAGCGTGGCATCGACGCCGACGCCATCGTCGCCGTCGGCGTCGACCGCCTCGACTACACGAAGGGCATCCCCGAGCGCCTCCGGGCCATCGAGTACTTCCTCGACTCGTACCCCGAGTTCCGCGGGGAGTTCGTCTACGTCCAGAAGGCCAGCGAGAGCAGGAGCGAGATTCCGGCGTATCGGGAGATTCAGCGCGAGGTGGCCGAGACCGCCGAGCGCGTCAACGACCGGTTCGGGACCGACGAGTGGAAACCGGTGGTCAACGTCACGGAGATGCTCCCCGCGACGGCGCTCTACAGTCTCTACCGCCACGCGGACCTCGCGCTGGTCAGTTCGGTCCGGGACGGGATGAACCTCGTCGCCGAGGAGTACGTCGCGTCCCAGTTGGAGAACGAGGGGGCGCTGGTCCTCTCGGACTTCGCGGGCGTGGACGACACGCTCGGCGACTACGCCTACACCATCAACCCGTACGCCACCGAGGAGTTCGCCGAGACCATCCACCAGACGATTACCGACTCGCCCACGGAGCGGCGCAACCGCATGCGCCAGATGCGCCAACTCGTGGCGGCGTACGACCTCGACGCGTGGATGGACGACATCTTCGAGACCGTGGCGGAACTCCGGGCCGAGAGCGC
- a CDS encoding carbohydrate kinase family protein, which yields MTDSDPDILVAGEALIDFLPDSPGPLADVANFSRRAGGAPANVAVALARLDDPPWFWTRVGEDPFGDYLAETLAEFGVPDRFVERDPTAKTALAFVSHDADADREFTFYRDGTADTRVEPGGVPDEMLESVSWVYVGGVMLAADPGRTATLDLAQRATERDCTVVFDPNARPELWESEAAFGERVREMLAFADVVKATPEELRAAGFEGESPEALAEGVIETGPHTVLLTLGGSGAFARATDDAPWGAGAASHGGFEVESVADTTGAGDAFTAGALSALAARTRGDSIETSLSKVLGFANAVAAVTTTAPGAMTALPTREEVRKFRE from the coding sequence ATGACCGATTCGGACCCCGACATCCTCGTGGCAGGCGAAGCCCTTATCGACTTCCTGCCGGATTCGCCCGGCCCGCTCGCAGACGTGGCGAACTTCTCGCGGCGCGCGGGCGGCGCGCCCGCGAACGTCGCGGTCGCGCTGGCGCGACTCGACGACCCGCCGTGGTTCTGGACTCGCGTCGGCGAGGACCCCTTCGGCGACTACCTCGCGGAGACGCTGGCCGAGTTCGGCGTCCCCGACCGGTTCGTCGAGCGCGACCCGACCGCCAAGACCGCGCTGGCGTTCGTCAGCCACGACGCGGACGCCGACCGCGAGTTCACCTTCTACCGAGACGGGACCGCGGACACGCGGGTCGAACCCGGCGGCGTCCCGGACGAGATGCTAGAGTCGGTCTCGTGGGTCTACGTCGGCGGCGTGATGCTCGCGGCCGACCCCGGCCGGACGGCCACGCTGGACCTCGCACAGCGCGCGACCGAGCGCGACTGCACCGTGGTCTTCGACCCCAACGCCCGGCCGGAACTCTGGGAGTCGGAGGCGGCGTTCGGCGAGCGCGTCCGCGAGATGCTCGCGTTCGCCGACGTGGTGAAGGCCACGCCCGAGGAGTTGCGGGCCGCCGGATTCGAGGGCGAGTCGCCCGAGGCGCTCGCCGAGGGAGTCATCGAGACCGGACCCCACACCGTCCTGCTGACGCTCGGCGGCTCGGGGGCGTTCGCCCGCGCGACCGACGACGCCCCGTGGGGCGCGGGCGCGGCATCACACGGCGGGTTCGAGGTCGAATCGGTCGCCGACACCACGGGCGCGGGCGACGCCTTCACCGCGGGTGCGCTCTCTGCGCTCGCGGCCCGGACGCGCGGCGATTCGATCGAGACGTCGCTCTCGAAGGTCCTCGGCTTCGCGAACGCGGTGGCGGCGGTCACGACCACCGCGCCGGGCGCGATGACCGCGCTCCCGACCCGCGAGGAGGTCCGGAAATTTCGGGAGTGA